One Paraburkholderia aromaticivorans genomic region harbors:
- a CDS encoding chemotaxis response regulator protein-glutamate methylesterase, whose protein sequence is MKIGIVNDMPLAVEALRRALAARHDYEVLWIAQDGQQAVDFCTAQRPDIVLMDLVMPNVDGIEATRRIMARAPCAILIVTVDVGANAWRVYEAMGAGALDAVDTPSLNGPDAHKSIATLIAKIDRIAALVKERSAPGAAAASSPACATNRDTPLVAIGASAGGPAALATLLAGLPKDFAAAIVIVQHVDAAFAAGMADWLNQQSAVPVRIAREGDRPQAGVALLAATDDHLHLKLPSVLGYTRVPEETPYRPSVDVFFHSVVARWPARAVGVLLTGMGRDGAIGLKAMRTKGYHTIAQDEATSAVYGMPKAAAALDAAAAILPLPRIAAALATAVNAR, encoded by the coding sequence ATGAAAATCGGAATCGTCAACGACATGCCGCTCGCCGTCGAGGCGCTGCGTCGCGCGCTCGCGGCGCGCCACGACTACGAGGTGCTGTGGATCGCGCAGGACGGCCAGCAGGCGGTCGATTTCTGCACCGCGCAGCGGCCCGACATCGTGCTGATGGATCTGGTGATGCCGAACGTCGACGGCATCGAGGCCACGCGCCGCATCATGGCGCGTGCGCCCTGCGCGATCCTGATCGTCACCGTCGACGTGGGCGCGAACGCGTGGCGCGTCTATGAAGCGATGGGCGCGGGCGCGCTCGATGCCGTCGATACGCCCTCGCTGAACGGTCCCGATGCGCACAAGAGCATCGCCACGCTGATCGCGAAGATCGACCGCATCGCGGCGCTCGTGAAGGAGCGCAGTGCGCCCGGCGCGGCGGCCGCGTCGTCACCCGCTTGCGCGACGAACCGCGACACGCCGCTGGTCGCGATCGGCGCATCGGCGGGCGGTCCGGCGGCGCTCGCCACACTGCTCGCCGGCCTGCCGAAGGATTTTGCGGCGGCTATCGTCATCGTGCAGCACGTCGACGCGGCATTCGCCGCCGGCATGGCGGACTGGCTGAACCAGCAATCGGCGGTGCCGGTGCGGATCGCTCGCGAAGGCGACCGGCCGCAAGCGGGCGTCGCGCTGCTCGCCGCCACCGACGATCATCTGCATCTGAAACTGCCCAGCGTGCTCGGCTACACGCGCGTGCCGGAAGAGACGCCTTACCGCCCTTCCGTCGATGTGTTTTTTCATAGCGTGGTGGCGCGCTGGCCGGCGCGCGCGGTCGGCGTGCTGCTGACCGGCATGGGCCGCGACGGCGCGATCGGGCTCAAGGCGATGCGCACCAAGGGCTATCACACGATCGCGCAGGACGAGGCGACCAGCGCCGTGTACGGCATGCCGAAAGCGGCCGCTGCGCTCGACGCCGCCGCCGCGATCCTGCCGTTGCCGCGCATCGCCGCCGCGCTCGCGACGGCGGTCAACGCGCGCTAG
- a CDS encoding CheR family methyltransferase: MNAHHDNAPLYRRFAELLHRTIGLDAASLGHSAIERAVDQRAAAWCAEGHAEATLADYWEAAQCSPSMVQALIETVVVPETWFYRDADAFKALARLAHERLAERGNALPLRVLSLPCSTGEEPYTIAMTLLDAGFDAAQLRIDAMDISDRSLATAQRAVYGRNSFRGNAFPFRDAHFTRTEDGWRLAPRIVEAVRFSRANLMQLDASSLGVYDFVFCRNVLIYFDRDAQQKALQALTSVLAENGTLFVGPAETGLLMRHGMQSAKIPLAFAFHHSAPEETQWNSWHTAPLATAAALAMTHSQVPALSPPQVFSAEPFAWPDPVARMPFNGATQFAPRDSIATHARKTPMPAATPPAHNPLSPPITAPTSAARDTLQAAHALADAGRLAEAASAINAFLEHHAPHTDAFYLLGVLADANGDANLARSQYRKALYLDPQHAEALAHLATLLELEGDRDAARLLMQRASRAQGAQRG, encoded by the coding sequence ATGAACGCGCATCACGACAACGCACCGCTCTATCGACGCTTCGCCGAACTGTTGCATCGGACCATCGGGCTCGACGCGGCGTCGCTCGGCCATAGCGCCATCGAGCGCGCGGTCGATCAGCGCGCCGCAGCGTGGTGCGCGGAAGGTCACGCCGAGGCCACGCTCGCCGACTACTGGGAAGCCGCGCAATGTTCGCCTTCGATGGTGCAGGCCCTGATCGAAACGGTCGTCGTGCCGGAGACCTGGTTCTATCGCGATGCCGACGCGTTCAAGGCACTCGCGCGTCTCGCGCATGAACGTCTCGCCGAGCGCGGTAACGCATTGCCGCTGCGCGTTCTGAGCCTGCCGTGCTCGACCGGCGAAGAACCGTACACGATCGCAATGACGCTGCTCGACGCAGGCTTCGACGCCGCGCAGTTGCGCATCGACGCAATGGATATCAGCGACCGCTCGCTCGCCACCGCGCAACGCGCCGTCTACGGACGCAATTCGTTTCGCGGCAATGCGTTTCCGTTTCGCGACGCGCACTTCACGCGCACCGAAGACGGCTGGCGTCTCGCACCGCGCATCGTCGAAGCGGTGCGTTTCTCGCGCGCCAATCTGATGCAGCTCGACGCATCGTCGCTCGGTGTCTACGACTTCGTGTTCTGCCGCAACGTGCTGATTTACTTCGATCGCGACGCGCAGCAAAAAGCCTTGCAGGCGCTCACTAGCGTGCTGGCCGAAAACGGTACGCTGTTCGTCGGCCCTGCGGAAACCGGGCTGCTGATGCGTCACGGCATGCAGTCCGCGAAGATCCCGCTGGCCTTCGCGTTTCATCACAGCGCGCCCGAGGAAACGCAGTGGAATAGCTGGCACACCGCGCCGCTTGCTACTGCTGCAGCGCTTGCGATGACGCATTCGCAGGTTCCCGCGCTCTCGCCGCCGCAAGTGTTTTCCGCGGAGCCTTTCGCGTGGCCCGATCCGGTTGCGCGCATGCCGTTCAATGGTGCGACGCAGTTCGCGCCGCGTGACAGCATCGCGACGCACGCGCGCAAGACGCCGATGCCCGCCGCCACGCCGCCGGCACACAACCCGCTGTCGCCGCCAATCACCGCGCCGACCAGCGCGGCACGCGACACGTTGCAAGCCGCGCACGCGCTGGCCGACGCCGGCCGTCTCGCGGAAGCCGCTTCGGCGATCAACGCGTTTCTGGAACACCACGCCCCGCACACCGACGCGTTCTATCTGCTCGGCGTCCTGGCCGATGCCAACGGCGATGCGAATCTCGCACGCAGCCAGTATCGCAAGGCGCTGTATCTCGATCCTCAGCATGCGGAAGCGCTTGCGCATCTCGCGACCTTGCTTGAACTCGAAGGCGACCGCGACGCCGCGCGCCTGCTGATGCAACGCGCGTCGCGCGCGCAGGGAGCGCAACGTGGCTGA
- the mdeB gene encoding alpha-ketoglutarate dehydrogenase — MTDLSSGSEQLRSLNAQRVESAEQVDADPQETAEWLEALDAVVAHVGRDRAQFLFDKLASHALSLGVESARTNVTPYQNTIPFEQQPRYPGNLELEERLAAALRWNALAMVVRANQAYGELGGHIASYASAADLFEVGFNHFFRAAAPGGEEGTGDLVYFQPHSSPGVYARAYLEGFLSEENLQHYRREIGVPGLCSYPHPWLMPDFWQFPTGSMGIGPINAIYQARFMRYLANRGLVQTEGRKVWGFFGDGEMDEPESTGALSLAAREGLDNLVFVINCNLQRLDGPVRSNGRIIDELEAHFIGAGWNVIKVVWGSDWDALFSRDRTGALLRAFAQTVDGQFQTFSANDGAYNRERFFGQNPELAALAAQLSDDDIDRLRRGGHDVRKLHAAYAKALEHRGQPTVILAKTMKGFGMGTSGQGRMTTHQQKKLGFDDLKAFRDRFRLPLTDEEVEQVKFYKPAEDSPEMHYLHARRAALGGYLPRRRRVASKGLTVPPVSSWGQFSLDSNGREMSTTMALVRMLTALLKDQEVGPRVVPIVADEARTFGMANMFRQVGIYSPLGQLYEPEDLGSMLYYREDTKGQILEEGISEAGAVSSWIAAATSYSVHDLPMLPFYIYYSMFGFQRVGDLIWAAADQRARGFLIGATSGKTTLGGEGLQHQDGSSHLAASTIPNCRAYDPAFAYEVAAIVDEGMREMVEQQRDVFYYVTVMNENYAQPSVPGGDLQVLRKGILKGIYPLVAQAQEQENKQAQVQLLGAGAILGEVIAAQQMLKDDWQIDAAVWSVTSFTELQRDGMAAERLARLGETSEAPYVTQALDASQGPIIAATDYVRAVPELIRAYVPRRYVTLGTDGFGRSDTRQALREFFEVDRKAIVIAALKALVDEGAIDTSMLVEARSKYLGDAAVGAASWQC, encoded by the coding sequence ATGACGGATTTGTCCAGCGGTAGCGAGCAGTTGCGGTCGTTGAACGCGCAGCGTGTTGAAAGCGCGGAGCAGGTGGATGCCGATCCGCAAGAGACCGCCGAATGGCTGGAGGCGCTCGACGCGGTCGTCGCGCATGTCGGTCGCGACCGTGCGCAATTTCTGTTCGACAAGCTCGCGAGCCATGCGCTGTCGCTGGGTGTCGAATCGGCGCGCACCAACGTCACGCCGTACCAGAACACGATCCCGTTCGAGCAACAGCCGCGCTATCCGGGCAATCTCGAACTCGAAGAACGGCTCGCCGCCGCGCTGCGCTGGAATGCGCTCGCGATGGTGGTGCGCGCGAACCAGGCCTACGGCGAACTCGGCGGCCATATCGCGAGTTACGCGTCGGCGGCGGATCTGTTCGAGGTCGGCTTCAACCATTTCTTCCGCGCGGCCGCGCCGGGCGGGGAAGAGGGCACGGGCGACCTCGTGTACTTCCAGCCGCATTCGTCGCCGGGTGTCTATGCGCGGGCTTACCTCGAAGGCTTTCTCTCGGAGGAAAACCTTCAGCACTATCGCCGCGAGATCGGCGTCCCGGGTTTGTGTTCGTATCCGCATCCGTGGCTGATGCCGGACTTCTGGCAGTTCCCGACCGGCTCGATGGGCATCGGGCCGATCAACGCGATTTATCAAGCGCGTTTCATGCGCTACCTGGCCAATCGCGGGCTCGTGCAAACGGAAGGCCGCAAGGTGTGGGGCTTTTTCGGCGACGGCGAAATGGACGAGCCGGAATCGACCGGCGCGCTGTCGCTGGCCGCGCGCGAAGGGCTCGACAACCTCGTGTTCGTGATCAACTGCAATCTGCAGCGGCTCGACGGGCCGGTGCGCAGCAACGGCCGCATCATCGATGAACTGGAAGCGCACTTCATCGGCGCCGGCTGGAATGTGATCAAGGTGGTGTGGGGCTCGGACTGGGACGCGCTGTTTTCTCGCGACCGCACGGGCGCCTTGCTGCGCGCGTTCGCGCAAACCGTCGACGGTCAGTTCCAGACCTTTTCGGCGAACGACGGCGCGTACAACCGTGAGCGCTTCTTCGGCCAGAATCCGGAGCTTGCCGCGCTCGCCGCGCAACTGAGCGATGACGACATCGACCGCCTGCGCCGTGGTGGCCACGACGTGCGCAAACTGCACGCGGCGTACGCGAAAGCACTCGAACACCGCGGCCAGCCGACGGTGATCCTCGCGAAGACGATGAAGGGCTTCGGCATGGGCACCTCGGGTCAGGGCCGCATGACCACGCATCAGCAAAAGAAGCTGGGCTTCGACGACCTCAAGGCGTTTCGCGATCGCTTCCGCCTGCCGCTCACCGACGAGGAAGTCGAGCAGGTGAAGTTTTACAAACCCGCGGAAGACAGCCCGGAAATGCACTACCTGCATGCACGCCGGGCGGCTCTCGGAGGCTATCTGCCCAGAAGGCGGAGAGTTGCATCGAAGGGGCTGACCGTCCCGCCGGTGTCCTCCTGGGGGCAATTTTCGCTGGACTCGAACGGCCGCGAGATGTCCACGACGATGGCGCTGGTCCGCATGCTGACCGCGCTGCTCAAGGACCAGGAAGTCGGTCCGCGCGTGGTGCCGATCGTCGCCGATGAAGCACGCACCTTCGGCATGGCGAACATGTTCCGTCAGGTCGGCATCTATTCGCCGCTCGGGCAGTTGTACGAGCCGGAAGATCTCGGCTCGATGCTTTACTACCGCGAGGATACGAAAGGCCAGATCCTGGAAGAGGGCATTTCGGAAGCGGGCGCCGTGTCGTCGTGGATCGCGGCGGCGACGTCGTACAGCGTTCACGACCTGCCGATGCTGCCGTTCTACATCTACTATTCGATGTTCGGCTTCCAGCGCGTCGGCGACCTGATCTGGGCTGCGGCGGACCAACGTGCGCGCGGCTTCCTGATCGGCGCGACCTCGGGCAAGACGACGCTCGGCGGCGAGGGCTTGCAGCATCAGGACGGCTCGAGCCATCTGGCGGCATCGACGATTCCGAATTGCCGCGCGTACGACCCGGCGTTCGCGTACGAGGTTGCCGCGATCGTCGACGAGGGTATGCGCGAGATGGTCGAGCAGCAGCGCGACGTGTTCTATTACGTCACGGTGATGAACGAGAACTACGCGCAGCCTTCAGTGCCCGGCGGCGACTTGCAGGTGTTGCGCAAAGGGATTCTCAAGGGTATTTATCCGCTGGTGGCGCAAGCTCAGGAGCAGGAGAACAAGCAAGCTCAGGTGCAGTTGCTCGGTGCCGGCGCGATTCTCGGCGAAGTGATCGCGGCGCAGCAGATGTTGAAGGACGACTGGCAGATCGACGCCGCCGTGTGGAGCGTAACGAGCTTCACCGAGTTGCAGCGCGACGGCATGGCGGCGGAACGGCTCGCGCGTCTTGGCGAAACGAGCGAGGCGCCGTATGTCACGCAAGCGCTCGATGCATCGCAAGGACCGATCATCGCCGCGACCGACTATGTGCGCGCCGTGCCGGAACTGATTCGCGCGTACGTGCCGCGCCGCTATGTAACGCTCGGCACGGACGGTTTCGGCCGCAGCGATACACGTCAGGCGTTGCGTGAGTTTTTTGAAGTGGACCGCAAGGCGATCGTGATCGCTGCGCTGAAGGCGCTGGTGGACGAGGGCGCAATCGACACAAGCATGCTTGTCGAAGCACGCAGCAAGTACCTCGGCGATGCGGCGGTCGGCGCAGCGTCCTGGCAATGCTAG
- a CDS encoding hybrid sensor histidine kinase/response regulator, whose amino-acid sequence MTDDPRRPSLIDLFREEARTQARVLNDGLLALDRAPRDAAALEACMRAAHSLKGAARIVGVQVGVELAHAMEDCFVAAQEGRAVLDAAWIDELLRGVDIVARIGKDEDESARDAVGMCVAALQARMAGVPPHGAAMRRDATPPATAVVAEPPAIAPGANADPDPDAAFNDLARALRAEGTPAIPTAEPDPDAVFNLLANALRAEATPANATPAPTQDNNAALAPAQKQHDPVAAPSASNSTTIPPTTESGRMLRVRADNLDRLLSLSGESLVESRWLKPFAQSMLRIKRVQRDGTRALDQLHETLADLKLDPRAQAALEEVRRLTAESQHLLAERLADLESFDRRSTHLSQQLYDAALQCRMRPFGDGTGGLARMVRDVARSLGKKVRWQLVGESTQVDRDILDLLEAPLGHMLRNALDHGIEAPAVRLARGKPEEGTLTLDARHTAGALLITVSDDGAGIDLDALRASIVNKKLASEETVARLSEAELLEFLLLPGFSLRDQVTEVSGRGVGLDAVHDVVKRVRGSVRITHEPGLGTRVQLQLPLTLSVIRSLLIEVAGEPYAVPLAHVNRTLHVSRAEIELLEGHQHIAFSGRRIGVVTAHQILDAAPPADESSTVSMIVIGDGPQTYGVVVDRFLGERMLVVQPLDPRLGKIRNITAGALMENGDPVLIADVDDWLRSVERLVAGGDLKHTQHGVARAAQRATRRVLVVDDSLTVRELERKLLATRGYDVTIAVDGMDGWNAVRGERFDLVITDIDMPRMDGIELVTLIKRDPQLQALPVMIVSYKDREEDRRAGLNAGADYYLAKGSFHDEALLDAVRDLIGEAYG is encoded by the coding sequence ATGACGGACGACCCACGCCGCCCGTCGCTGATCGATCTGTTCCGCGAAGAAGCGCGGACGCAAGCCCGCGTGCTCAACGACGGCCTGCTCGCGCTCGATCGCGCGCCGCGCGATGCCGCCGCGCTCGAGGCTTGCATGCGGGCCGCGCACTCGTTGAAGGGCGCGGCGCGAATTGTCGGCGTGCAGGTTGGTGTCGAGCTCGCGCACGCCATGGAGGATTGCTTCGTTGCCGCGCAGGAAGGACGTGCGGTGCTCGACGCGGCCTGGATCGACGAGTTGCTGCGCGGGGTGGATATCGTCGCGCGCATCGGCAAGGATGAAGACGAGTCGGCGCGCGACGCGGTCGGTATGTGTGTGGCGGCATTGCAGGCGCGGATGGCGGGTGTGCCGCCGCATGGCGCGGCAATGCGGCGGGACGCTACGCCGCCAGCGACCGCGGTGGTTGCCGAACCGCCTGCCATCGCTCCCGGTGCAAATGCGGACCCGGACCCTGACGCCGCGTTCAACGATTTAGCCCGCGCACTGCGCGCTGAAGGCACGCCGGCCATCCCGACCGCGGAGCCGGACCCCGACGCCGTATTCAACTTGCTAGCCAATGCACTGCGCGCTGAAGCCACACCGGCCAACGCTACGCCCGCGCCTACACAAGACAACAACGCTGCCCTCGCACCCGCGCAGAAGCAGCACGACCCCGTCGCCGCCCCGTCCGCGTCGAACAGCACAACCATCCCACCAACCACCGAATCCGGCCGCATGCTACGCGTACGCGCCGACAACCTTGACCGCCTGCTGTCGCTATCCGGCGAATCACTGGTCGAATCCCGCTGGCTGAAACCCTTCGCGCAATCGATGCTGCGCATCAAACGCGTCCAACGTGACGGCACTCGCGCGCTGGATCAATTACACGAAACGCTCGCCGACCTCAAGCTCGATCCGCGCGCCCAAGCCGCGCTCGAAGAAGTCCGCCGCCTGACCGCCGAATCGCAGCATTTGCTGGCCGAGCGTCTCGCCGATCTGGAGAGCTTCGACCGCCGCTCGACCCATCTGTCGCAACAACTCTACGACGCCGCCCTGCAATGCCGTATGCGCCCGTTCGGCGACGGCACCGGCGGCCTCGCGCGAATGGTGCGCGACGTCGCGCGTTCGCTCGGAAAGAAAGTGCGCTGGCAACTGGTCGGCGAATCGACTCAAGTGGACCGCGACATTCTCGATCTGCTCGAAGCGCCGCTCGGCCATATGCTGCGCAACGCGCTCGACCACGGCATCGAAGCACCCGCCGTGCGCCTCGCGCGCGGCAAGCCGGAGGAAGGCACGCTCACGCTCGACGCGCGTCACACCGCCGGCGCACTGCTCATCACCGTTTCCGACGACGGCGCGGGCATCGATCTCGACGCCTTGCGCGCGTCTATCGTGAACAAGAAACTTGCGAGCGAGGAAACCGTAGCGCGTCTATCCGAAGCCGAGCTGCTCGAATTCCTGCTGCTGCCCGGCTTCTCGCTACGCGATCAGGTGACCGAAGTCTCGGGCCGCGGCGTCGGACTCGACGCCGTACACGACGTCGTCAAACGCGTGCGCGGCTCGGTGCGAATCACGCATGAACCCGGCCTCGGCACGCGTGTGCAACTGCAATTGCCGCTGACGCTCTCGGTGATCCGCAGCCTGCTGATCGAAGTCGCGGGCGAACCGTACGCGGTGCCGCTCGCGCATGTGAACCGCACGCTGCACGTGAGCCGCGCGGAGATCGAATTGCTCGAAGGGCATCAACACATCGCCTTTTCCGGCCGACGCATCGGCGTCGTCACCGCGCATCAGATTCTCGACGCCGCGCCGCCCGCGGATGAAAGCAGCACCGTCAGCATGATCGTGATCGGCGACGGCCCGCAAACCTACGGCGTGGTGGTCGACCGCTTTCTCGGCGAGCGGATGCTGGTGGTGCAGCCGCTCGATCCGCGCCTCGGCAAGATCCGCAACATCACCGCCGGCGCGCTGATGGAGAACGGTGATCCGGTACTGATCGCCGATGTCGACGACTGGCTGCGTTCCGTCGAACGGCTCGTGGCGGGTGGCGATCTCAAGCACACGCAACATGGCGTCGCGCGCGCGGCTCAGCGCGCCACGCGCCGCGTGCTCGTGGTCGACGATTCGCTCACCGTGCGAGAGCTCGAACGCAAGCTGCTGGCCACGCGCGGTTACGACGTGACGATCGCCGTCGACGGCATGGACGGCTGGAACGCCGTGCGCGGCGAGCGCTTCGACCTCGTCATCACCGACATCGACATGCCGCGTATGGACGGCATCGAACTCGTCACGCTCATCAAGCGCGATCCGCAGTTGCAGGCACTACCGGTGATGATCGTCTCGTACAAGGATCGTGAGGAGGACCGCCGCGCCGGATTGAACGCGGGCGCGGACTACTATCTGGCGAAAGGCAGTTTTCATGACGAAGCACTGCTCGATGCGGTGCGCGATCTGATCGGCGAAGCATACGGTTAG
- a CDS encoding chemotaxis protein CheW: MADAQTVSFDDCWNRIGVRGDSSCERLVEYVRCLNCPVFETAAAKLLERPIPLVDLSQHDVRARAQPEQDVQGASESFLVFRVGDEWLALPTPIFKRIVQTRPIHTLPHRQHRAVLGVVNVQGELLVCLSLAHLLGFETGGATRDDRVGHDLPRFLVVSRAEEHAVFPVDQVDGVHRIATASFCPPPATLSQAAAAHTRGVAPWRGMSVGLLDADALFDTLNRSLG; the protein is encoded by the coding sequence GTGGCTGACGCGCAAACGGTGAGCTTCGACGATTGCTGGAATCGCATCGGCGTGCGCGGCGATTCGTCGTGCGAGCGTCTTGTCGAGTACGTGCGCTGCCTGAATTGCCCGGTGTTCGAAACGGCCGCGGCCAAACTGCTGGAACGGCCGATTCCCTTGGTGGATCTCTCGCAGCACGACGTGCGCGCGCGGGCACAACCGGAGCAGGATGTGCAAGGCGCGAGCGAATCGTTTCTCGTCTTTCGCGTCGGCGACGAATGGCTGGCACTGCCCACACCGATCTTCAAACGCATCGTGCAGACGCGGCCGATTCATACGTTGCCGCATCGGCAGCATCGCGCGGTGCTGGGCGTGGTGAATGTGCAAGGCGAATTGCTGGTGTGCCTGTCGCTCGCGCACCTGCTCGGCTTCGAAACCGGCGGCGCCACACGCGACGATCGCGTAGGTCACGATCTACCGCGTTTCCTCGTCGTCTCGCGCGCCGAAGAACACGCGGTGTTCCCGGTGGATCAAGTCGATGGCGTGCACCGCATCGCGACGGCCAGCTTTTGCCCGCCGCCCGCCACGCTCTCGCAAGCCGCCGCAGCCCATACCCGCGGGGTCGCGCCGTGGCGCGGCATGAGCGTCGGCCTGCTCGACGCCGACGCGCTCTTCGACACCTTGAACCGGAGTCTCGGATGA
- a CDS encoding diguanylate cyclase gives MDTPKPHQNAAAQDFASDAVDAPNLAIDDALARILGNPPAAECPIMVLLVDDQAIIAEAIRQALADEPSVDFHYCASPEEALRCAAETRATVILQDLVMPGTDGLTLVRQYRQNPATRDIPIIVLSTKEEPLVKSAAFAAGANDYLVKLPDRIELIARIRYHSRSYLNLIQRDEAYQALRQSQQQLLATNLELQRLTHSDGLTGLSNRRYLDQYLTAEWRRSTRDKTGLGFLMIDVDNFKAYNDTYGHVAGDEVLKTVAHTVEACLGRSADLAARFGGEEFAVVVPGTSSGGLRLLAEKIRIAIEGLAIPHSGSATGVVTISIGAATLVPTAAEPVTKLIEAADVGLYRAKRDGKNQVAVSD, from the coding sequence ATGGACACTCCTAAACCGCATCAGAACGCCGCCGCGCAGGATTTCGCGTCGGACGCGGTGGACGCCCCCAATCTCGCGATCGATGACGCCTTGGCGCGCATCCTCGGCAATCCGCCCGCGGCCGAGTGCCCGATCATGGTGTTGCTGGTCGACGACCAGGCGATCATCGCCGAGGCGATCCGCCAGGCGCTGGCCGACGAACCGAGCGTCGACTTTCACTACTGCGCGTCGCCTGAAGAAGCGCTGCGCTGCGCCGCGGAAACGCGCGCGACGGTGATCCTTCAGGACCTCGTGATGCCGGGCACGGACGGTCTCACCCTCGTGCGCCAATACCGGCAGAATCCGGCGACGCGCGATATTCCGATCATCGTGTTGTCGACCAAGGAAGAGCCGCTCGTGAAAAGCGCCGCCTTCGCCGCCGGCGCCAACGATTATCTGGTGAAGCTGCCGGACCGCATCGAGTTGATCGCGCGCATCCGCTATCACTCGCGCTCGTATCTGAACCTGATTCAACGCGACGAGGCCTACCAGGCGCTGCGTCAATCGCAACAGCAATTGCTCGCGACGAATCTGGAATTGCAACGGCTCACGCATTCGGACGGCCTGACGGGCCTGTCGAATCGCCGCTACCTCGATCAATATCTGACCGCCGAATGGCGTCGCAGTACACGCGACAAGACCGGCCTCGGTTTTCTGATGATCGATGTGGATAACTTCAAGGCGTACAACGATACCTACGGGCACGTCGCCGGCGACGAAGTGCTCAAGACGGTCGCGCATACCGTCGAAGCGTGCCTCGGGCGCTCGGCCGATCTCGCGGCGCGCTTCGGTGGCGAAGAGTTCGCGGTGGTGGTGCCGGGCACGTCGTCGGGCGGCTTGCGTCTGCTCGCGGAAAAGATCCGCATTGCCATCGAAGGGCTGGCGATTCCGCATTCGGGCTCCGCGACCGGCGTCGTGACGATCAGCATCGGCGCGGCGACGCTCGTGCCCACGGCCGCCGAGCCGGTGACGAAGCTGATCGAAGCCGCCGACGTCGGCTTGTATCGCGCGAAGCGGGACGGGAAGAATCAGGTTGCGGTGAGCGATTGA